In Alphaproteobacteria bacterium, the sequence GACGCGCCCTGGCGGTACTTGAACGCCTTGTCGAAGCGCTGGACGATGTACTCGCCGCAAGTGATCGCCGGGTATTTCGCCTGATCCTTGTCGTCGAGCAGATCGCGCGGATCGACCACCGTGTCGGGATGCGGGTCGAAGAACACGGCGATCGAATAGCGCTCGCGGCCCGACGCGTTCACCACGCGATGGGGGTTCGACGAGAAGCGCCCGTTCGTCCAGCGATGCATAAGGTCGCCGACGTTGATGACCAGCGTGCCGGGGATCGGGTGCGCGGTCACCCAGCGCCCGTCGGCAGCCAGCACCTGCAACCCGCCGACCATGTCCTGGGCCAGCAGCGTCAATCCGCCGTAATCGGTGTGCGGCGCCACGCCGAACTGCAACTCGCCCATATCCGGCGGCTGGGGCGGGTAGTAGATCGCCGAGCCGCGCGCCAAGGGCTTGGCGAAGGCGCTTTCGAAGAATTTGGGATCGCGGCCGAGGCTCGACGCCAGGCCCTTCAGCAAGCGCTGCCCGCAGGCGCAGATGCCGAGATAATAATCGTAGAAGGCTTGGCGCAAATGCGCGGGTGCCGCCGGCCAGTTGTTCGGCCCCATCAACGGCTTGCCGGCGGCGACGTCCGGGTCCTTCTCGTCGAGTTCGAGGCCCCAAAGGAAGCTTTCCTTTAGGTCGATCTTGGCGCCGGCATACATTTTCGCCTGACCGACGGCCAGAAAGCCGCGATGGCGTTCGTTGATCTGCGCGGTGCGCTTGGTCGCTTCGTCCTGCGCGAAAAACGCCTTGCTGGCGGCGAAGGCGCCGTCGACGATTTCCTG encodes:
- a CDS encoding isopenicillin N synthase family oxygenase; the encoded protein is MAYAKVNTISRDDIPVIDAAALVSDDPAVIAETGKAMREAAERIGFFYVSNHGVPQEIVDGAFAASKAFFAQDEATKRTAQINERHRGFLAVGQAKMYAGAKIDLKESFLWGLELDEKDPDVAAGKPLMGPNNWPAAPAHLRQAFYDYYLGICACGQRLLKGLASSLGRDPKFFESAFAKPLARGSAIYYPPQPPDMGELQFGVAPHTDYGGLTLLAQDMVGGLQVLAADGRWVTAHPIPGTLVINVGDLMHRWTNGRFSSNPHRVVNASGRERYSIAVFFDPHPDTVVDPRDLLDDKDQAKYPAITCGEYIVQRFDKAFKYRQGAS